One Micromonospora sp. WMMD1120 genomic region harbors:
- a CDS encoding ABC transporter ATP-binding protein: MTDGQRSPTSDGQIVVSGLTKQYKNVRAVNDLSFTVAPGRVTGFLGPNGAGKTTTLRMLLNLVTPTAGTATISGHRYADLTDPLRHVGAVLEASSAHKGRTGINHLRVICAAAGLPKQRADEALAMVGLTPAAKRKFKGYSLGMKQRLGIAAAMLGDPRVLILDEPANGLDPEGIRWMRGFLKGLAQQGRTVLVSSHLLSEMQLLADDVVIIAAGQLVRQGPVDQVLGSMAQSARVRVRTPQAEALTAALKAQSATVETDEHGTLLVAGVDAPTIGRSALAAGVELHELTTERPDLERVFLELTAGKAGIR, translated from the coding sequence ATGACTGACGGGCAGCGAAGCCCCACCAGCGACGGTCAGATCGTGGTGTCCGGTCTGACGAAGCAGTACAAAAACGTGCGGGCGGTGAACGATCTGTCCTTCACCGTGGCACCGGGGCGGGTCACCGGCTTCCTCGGCCCGAACGGCGCCGGTAAGACCACCACGCTGCGCATGCTGCTGAACCTGGTCACGCCGACCGCCGGCACGGCCACCATCAGCGGCCACCGGTACGCCGACCTCACCGACCCGCTGCGGCACGTCGGCGCGGTGCTGGAGGCATCCAGCGCGCACAAGGGCCGCACCGGCATCAACCACCTCCGGGTCATCTGCGCGGCGGCGGGGCTGCCGAAGCAGCGGGCCGACGAGGCGCTGGCGATGGTCGGGCTGACCCCGGCGGCCAAGCGCAAGTTCAAGGGCTACTCGTTGGGCATGAAGCAGCGGCTCGGGATCGCCGCGGCGATGCTCGGCGACCCGCGCGTGCTGATCCTCGACGAGCCGGCCAACGGGCTCGACCCGGAGGGCATCCGGTGGATGCGGGGCTTCCTCAAGGGTCTCGCCCAGCAGGGCCGCACCGTGCTGGTCTCCAGTCACCTGCTGTCGGAGATGCAGCTGCTCGCGGACGACGTGGTGATCATCGCGGCCGGGCAGCTGGTCCGGCAGGGGCCGGTCGACCAGGTCCTCGGCTCGATGGCGCAGAGCGCCCGGGTCCGGGTCCGCACCCCGCAGGCCGAGGCGCTGACCGCCGCCCTGAAGGCGCAGTCGGCGACCGTCGAGACCGACGAGCACGGCACCCTGCTGGTCGCCGGGGTGGACGCCCCGACGATCGGCCGGTCCGCCCTGGCCGCCGGCGTCGAGCTGCACGAACTGACCACCGAACGGCCCGACCTGGAACGGGTCTTCCTGGAGCTGACGGCCGGAAAGGCGGGCATCCGATGA
- a CDS encoding lysophospholipid acyltransferase family protein gives MNSAAYDLWRPTSGCDDDCLPAAGAVPTASVSRRVLRSVAALGMLLAGVGLVVLLPVLPTQERQAAVRGWARATIRAFGVRLVLRGRLPRRRALLVANHVSWLDILAVLAVAPTRMVAKREIRSWPVVGLLAAAAGTVFVDRARPRELPGTVRRLADALRAGRSVTVFPEGTTWCADTDADDCRPGRGFRPAMFQAAIDAGSPVVPLRISYRCRATGTTTTVAAFLGADTLLRSVVRVMAARELVVSVTIASALHPARDADRRLLARAAESAVHLVSAAAGPPRARLRPVPTAPPVVPVPTAADRELDLAA, from the coding sequence ATGAACAGCGCGGCGTACGACCTGTGGCGGCCCACCTCGGGCTGCGACGACGACTGCCTGCCGGCGGCCGGCGCGGTGCCCACGGCGTCGGTGTCCCGCCGGGTGCTCCGGTCGGTCGCCGCCCTCGGCATGCTGCTGGCCGGTGTCGGCCTGGTGGTGCTGCTGCCGGTGCTGCCGACCCAGGAACGGCAGGCGGCGGTGCGCGGTTGGGCGCGGGCGACCATCCGGGCCTTCGGCGTCCGCCTGGTGCTCCGGGGTCGGCTGCCCCGGCGGCGGGCGCTGCTGGTCGCCAACCACGTCTCCTGGTTGGACATCCTCGCGGTGCTCGCCGTCGCGCCGACCCGGATGGTCGCGAAGCGGGAGATCCGCTCCTGGCCGGTGGTCGGCTTGCTGGCCGCGGCGGCGGGCACCGTGTTCGTGGACCGTGCCCGGCCGCGGGAGCTGCCGGGCACGGTGCGCCGGCTCGCCGACGCGCTGCGCGCCGGGCGGTCGGTGACTGTCTTTCCGGAGGGCACCACGTGGTGCGCCGATACGGACGCCGATGACTGCCGCCCGGGCAGGGGCTTCCGCCCGGCGATGTTCCAGGCCGCCATCGACGCGGGCAGCCCGGTGGTGCCGCTGCGGATCTCCTACCGCTGCCGGGCCACCGGAACGACCACCACGGTGGCGGCCTTCCTCGGTGCGGACACCCTGCTGCGGTCGGTGGTCCGGGTGATGGCGGCGCGAGAACTTGTGGTCTCGGTGACGATCGCCAGCGCGCTGCACCCGGCCCGGGACGCCGACCGGCGGTTGCTGGCCCGGGCCGCCGAGTCCGCCGTACACCTCGTGTCGGCGGCGGCTGGCCCGCCACGAGCCCGGCTGCGGCCGGTGCCCACGGCGCCCCCCGTGGTGCCGGTCCCGACCGCCGCCGATCGTGAGTTGGACCTGGCGGCCTGA
- a CDS encoding GNAT family N-acyltransferase yields MAVLHAAGAPLTTSGYTLLIADDPTQVAAAQRLRHEVFATELGATLLPGESGLDVDPFDAYCDHLIVREDSTGEVVGTYRLLPPGRTDRRYAEGEFDLRALDPLRDDLVETGRSCVHPAHRSGAVINLMWAGLTRYLHLRGSRWLGGCASVPVADGGRTVAEVWTQAQSRHLSPPPLRVRPLRPWFGEQATPRARTGNPSGVVESGGRVAVPPLLRGYLRLGAWICGEPSYDSDFDCADFYVLFSLDRMNPRYLRHFLGEAA; encoded by the coding sequence ATGGCCGTTCTGCATGCCGCTGGCGCACCCCTGACGACCAGCGGATACACCCTGCTGATCGCCGACGACCCCACCCAGGTCGCGGCCGCGCAACGCCTGCGCCACGAGGTGTTCGCCACCGAGCTCGGCGCCACCCTCCTGCCCGGTGAGAGCGGGTTGGACGTGGATCCCTTCGACGCGTACTGCGACCACCTGATCGTCCGGGAGGACAGCACCGGCGAGGTGGTCGGCACGTACCGGCTGCTGCCGCCGGGACGGACCGACCGGCGGTACGCCGAAGGCGAGTTCGACCTGCGGGCGCTCGACCCGCTCCGCGACGACCTGGTCGAGACGGGCCGGTCCTGTGTGCACCCGGCGCACCGGTCCGGCGCGGTGATCAACCTGATGTGGGCGGGCCTCACCCGCTACCTGCACCTGCGCGGCTCCCGCTGGCTCGGTGGCTGCGCCTCGGTGCCGGTGGCCGACGGTGGGCGGACGGTCGCCGAGGTGTGGACCCAGGCGCAGAGTCGGCACCTGTCGCCGCCGCCGCTGCGGGTGCGCCCGCTGCGGCCCTGGTTCGGCGAGCAGGCCACTCCCCGCGCGCGAACCGGCAACCCGTCCGGTGTCGTCGAGTCGGGCGGGCGGGTCGCGGTGCCACCGTTGCTGCGCGGTTACCTCCGGCTCGGCGCGTGGATCTGCGGCGAGCCGTCGTACGACAGCGACTTCGACTGCGCGGACTTCTACGTGCTGTTCTCGCTCGACCGGATGAACCCGCGCTACCTGCGGCACTTCCTCGGCGAGGCGGCATGA
- a CDS encoding PadR family transcriptional regulator — protein MTAVFSHGRLRLYLLKLLDDGPKHGYELIRLLEDRFLGLYAPSAGTIYPRLQRLEAEGLVSHTAAGGRKTYDITDAGRAELRQRADELTALEADIAASVADLSSLAGEIRSEVRGSVRDLKRELSEATRQTRRARWEPPAPPPRPGPSAGPQADLLDDLDKRLAAFTTEVGRLVRGRQFSDTQLRTAVRLLDGALDGLRRLLR, from the coding sequence GTGACCGCCGTGTTCAGCCACGGGCGGCTCCGGCTCTACCTGCTCAAGCTCCTCGACGACGGCCCGAAGCACGGCTACGAGCTGATTCGCCTGCTGGAGGACCGGTTCCTCGGGCTGTACGCGCCCAGCGCCGGCACCATCTACCCACGGCTGCAACGGCTGGAGGCCGAGGGCCTGGTCAGCCACACCGCGGCCGGGGGCCGCAAGACGTACGACATCACCGATGCGGGCCGTGCCGAGCTGCGCCAGCGCGCCGACGAGCTGACCGCGCTGGAGGCGGACATCGCCGCCTCGGTGGCCGACCTCTCCAGCCTGGCCGGCGAGATCCGCAGCGAGGTGCGCGGCTCGGTACGCGACCTCAAGCGGGAGCTGAGCGAGGCCACCCGGCAGACCCGGCGGGCCCGGTGGGAGCCGCCGGCCCCGCCACCCCGGCCGGGGCCGTCCGCCGGGCCGCAGGCCGACCTGCTCGACGACCTCGACAAGCGCCTCGCCGCCTTCACCACCGAGGTCGGTCGGCTGGTCCGCGGCCGGCAGTTCAGCGACACCCAGCTACGCACCGCCGTCCGGCTGCTCGACGGCGCCCTGGACGGGCTGCGCCGCCTGCTGCGCTGA
- a CDS encoding DUF4097 family beta strand repeat-containing protein, with translation MAGWTVESPQRLTMDGPVFRLDVQLISGRLNVVATDGPARIDVTQVGRRPILIDHADGRLRIRQERGRGWSGVLGWFRSVHRFPRVDVSVAVPADVLADLGLVAGSLVASGLRRRTRVNVVSGQITLMGLRGETAATITSGPVEALGVRGDLSLETVSGEVILADSAAERVRAQTVSGAITCDLDNPRRSDITLTTISGGITVRVREDSDLAVRLNTASGRITSGFPQLHTSTFPLPSSEGVLGAGEGKLWASATSGSIALLARAVDDDGEGLP, from the coding sequence ATGGCCGGATGGACGGTCGAGAGTCCGCAGCGGCTCACCATGGACGGTCCGGTGTTCCGGCTGGACGTCCAGCTCATCAGTGGACGCCTCAACGTGGTCGCCACCGACGGCCCGGCCCGCATCGACGTCACCCAGGTCGGCCGCCGCCCGATCCTGATCGACCACGCCGACGGCCGGCTCCGCATCCGCCAGGAGCGCGGTCGCGGCTGGTCGGGCGTGCTGGGCTGGTTCCGGTCCGTGCACCGCTTCCCGCGGGTGGACGTGTCCGTGGCCGTGCCCGCCGACGTCCTCGCCGACCTGGGTCTGGTGGCGGGGTCGCTCGTCGCGTCCGGCCTGCGCCGGCGGACCAGGGTCAACGTCGTCTCCGGTCAGATCACCCTGATGGGTCTGCGGGGCGAGACCGCGGCGACGATCACCTCCGGGCCGGTGGAGGCGCTCGGCGTCCGTGGCGACCTCAGCCTGGAGACGGTCTCCGGTGAGGTGATCCTCGCCGACAGCGCCGCCGAGCGGGTGCGCGCCCAGACCGTGTCCGGCGCCATCACCTGCGACCTGGACAATCCCCGGCGCAGCGACATCACGCTGACCACCATCTCGGGCGGCATCACCGTCCGGGTCCGGGAGGACAGCGACCTCGCCGTCCGGCTGAACACCGCCTCCGGCCGGATCACCAGCGGCTTCCCGCAACTGCACACCTCGACGTTCCCGCTGCCCAGCAGTGAGGGGGTGCTCGGCGCCGGCGAGGGTAAGCTCTGGGCTTCCGCGACCTCGGGGAGCATCGCCCTGCTCGCCCGAGCGGTCGACGACGACGGGGAGGGGCTGCCGTGA
- a CDS encoding ABC transporter permease has translation MNLVRAELLKIRTTSTWWWLALGALLSIALAFAFNAWYAVTVLGGDGGDLGASPEQSTPAAQAANLYTSGQYLGLMFVMLIGILMVTNEFFHQTATTTFLTTPRRTSVIVGKLIAASLLGFFFWLATTVVDLAAGSIFLSLNDYGAQLGEWPVQRALLFNLLAYAIWTILGVGIGTLITNQLGAVITAAVLYLVGTQVIGLLFLLLSNVLDSEAVLKWQVIWPAVASQVMITEGQSEFVPAWWVGALVLFGYALVSGVVGVLITRRRDIA, from the coding sequence ATGAACCTGGTCCGAGCCGAACTCCTCAAGATCCGCACCACCAGCACGTGGTGGTGGCTGGCCCTCGGCGCGTTGCTGTCGATCGCCCTGGCCTTCGCGTTCAACGCCTGGTACGCCGTCACCGTCCTCGGCGGCGACGGCGGGGACCTGGGCGCCAGCCCGGAGCAGTCCACGCCGGCCGCGCAGGCGGCGAACCTCTACACCTCAGGTCAGTACCTCGGGCTGATGTTCGTGATGCTCATCGGCATCCTGATGGTCACCAACGAGTTCTTCCACCAGACGGCGACCACGACGTTCCTCACCACCCCGCGGCGGACCTCGGTGATCGTCGGCAAGCTCATCGCCGCGAGCCTGCTCGGGTTCTTCTTCTGGCTGGCGACCACCGTCGTCGACCTGGCCGCCGGCTCGATCTTCCTGTCCCTCAACGACTACGGCGCCCAGCTCGGTGAGTGGCCGGTGCAGCGGGCGCTGCTGTTCAACCTGCTCGCGTACGCCATCTGGACGATCCTCGGCGTGGGCATCGGCACGCTGATCACCAACCAGCTCGGCGCGGTGATCACGGCCGCGGTGCTCTACCTGGTCGGCACCCAGGTGATTGGTCTGCTGTTCCTGCTCCTGTCGAACGTGCTCGACAGCGAGGCGGTGCTCAAGTGGCAGGTGATCTGGCCCGCTGTGGCGTCCCAGGTCATGATCACCGAGGGCCAGTCGGAGTTCGTCCCGGCCTGGTGGGTCGGCGCCCTGGTGCTGTTCGGCTACGCACTGGTCAGCGGCGTCGTCGGCGTCCTCATCACGCGGCGTCGCGACATCGCCTGA